From the Primulina tabacum isolate GXHZ01 chromosome 3, ASM2559414v2, whole genome shotgun sequence genome, one window contains:
- the LOC142541036 gene encoding uncharacterized protein LOC142541036, whose translation MIFFVKILQTKMLHTKSESDITSLAPSSPSRSPKRAYYVQSPSRDSQDGDKSSSMHATPNFRSPMESPSHPSVGRHSRNSSSSRFSGIFRSSSGRKSGRKRMNDKGWPECNVIMEEGNYDELNDKTYMRCCQALMAFLGFIVLFSVFCLIIWGAGRSYKAEVVVRSLSVNNLYIGSGADFTGVPTNMLNLNGSLRISIYNPATFYGIHVSATPVNLIYTDVVVATGQLKKYFQPRKSHRTMMVHIEGTKVPLYGAGSTLVISNNAFKVPLTLEFEIRSRGDVVGKLVRTKHLRRISCPLVLDSTSNRDIKFKKDSCTYR comes from the exons ATGATTTTCTTTGTGAAAATCTTGCAAACCAAAATGCTTCACACGAAATCAGAATCTGATATAACAAGTTTAGCCCCTTCATCACCATCAAGATCTCCGAAAAGGGCGTACTATGTACAGAGCCCTTCAAGAGATTCCCAAGATGGGGACAAGTCATCATCAATGCACGCAACTCCAAATTTTCGTAGCCCAATGGAGTCGCCTTCACACCCTTCCGTCGGCCGCCACTCCCGGAACTCATCTTCTAGCCGATTCTCCGGCATATTCAGGTCGTCCTCGGGGCGTAAAAGTGGCCGTAAGAGGATGAATGATAAGGGTTGGCCAGAATGCAATGTGATTATGGAAGAGGGGAATTATGATGAGCTCAATGATAAGACTTATATGCGCTGTTGCCAGGCTTTGATGGCTTTTCTGGGGTTTATTGTGTTGTTTAGTGTGTTTTGTTTGATAATTTGGGGTGCAGGCAGGTCTTACAAGGCTGAAGTGGTCGTTCGG AGCTTGTCGGTCAATAACCTGTACATAGGATCTGGTGCAGACTTCACCGGAGTTCCTACTAATATGCTGAACTTGAATGGATCATTGAGGATAAGCATATACAACCCTGCTACATTCTATGGCATTCATGTTAGTGCCACACCAGTAAATCTCATCTACACCGACGTTGTTGTTGCCACAGGACAG CTGAAGAAATATTTTCAACCTCGGAAGAGTCATCGAACGATGATGGTGCATATAGAAGGAACCAAGGTCCCGTTATACGGAGCTGGATCAACTCTTGTAATTTCTAACAATGCATTCAAGGTTCCTTTGACGTTGGAGTTTGAAATCCGATCAAGGGGGGACGTGGTGGGGAAACTGGTGAGGACCAAACATCTTAGAAGGATTTCTTGCCCTTTGGTTCTTGATTCGACTAGCAATAGAGATATCAAGTTCAAGAAGGATAGTTGCACTTACAGATAA